The Pyxidicoccus sp. MSG2 DNA segment TCCAGCAACTGGGGCCCGGAGCCCGGAGTGGCTACGCGACCCTCTCCGGACTGGAGGACGTGCTGGCCTCGCTGTACGCCGCGGGGCAGCAGGCCTGGCCGGGCGTGTCCCTCTCGGAGGACGACTTCCTGCGGCACCTCGCCGGGTGCCTGCCAACGGACGAGGACCCTGCCCGGGCACTCGCTTCCGTGCATGCCGCGGACCTCTATCTGGCGTGTGCCTGCGCGCGAGGCGACCCCACCGCGCATGCCGCGCTGGAGCGCCACGTGTTTCCCAAGGCCGCGGCCTCCGTGGCACGGCTGCGTGAAACCGGAGTGGAGCCGGCCGAGGTGTTCCAGCGCCTGCGCGAGCGGCTCCTCGTTCCGGAAGGAGGCCGGCCCCCGCGCGTGGCGGAATACCAGGGCAGTGGTCCGCTCGCGGCCTGGCTGCGGGCGGCCGCGGTGCGCATGGCCCTCAACCTCCAGCGGACGGAGCGTCGGAGGGCCCACGCAGAGGAGGAAGCGGAGGCGCTGTCGCTTCCCGCCGAAGCGGGCACCGCGGACGTCGAGCTGGACTACCTGCGCAGAAACCACCGCGAGGACTTCAAGGCGGCGCTCTCCGAGGCACTCAATGCCCTGCCCGCGCGGGAGCGCACCGTGCTGCGCCTGCACGCCGTGGAGGGACTGAGCCTGGAGCGCATCGGCACCATGTACCAGACGCACAAGTCCACCGTGTCGCGCTGGGTGTCCCGGGCCCGGGAGACCGCGCTGGAGGGGACCCGGCAGCGACTGGTGGAGCGGCTCAAGCTGTCCTCTGGAGAGCTGCACAGCCTGATGCGCGCGCTGAACGGGGAGCTGGACCTGAGCCTCCCTTCCCTGCTGAGCAAGCCCGGGTAGCCTCGGGGGGCCGAAACTTTTTTCGCGGCGTCGTGCAACGCCTCCAGGTGGCCGGTGTCATCCCAGTGAAGGTGAAACCAACCCCCTGGAGGACACACCCCATGCATCACGGAATGAAGCTGGCCCTGGTCGCGCTGACGTTGGTGGGAACCCCTGTGCTGTCGGCGGAGGAGGCGAAGCCGGCCAAGGCCGCCGAGACCGCGCCCGCCGCCACCGAGGGGACCATCGTCCTGAAGAAGGGCGGCCAGAAGGACCTGCGCGTGCCGGGCATGGTCCGTGTCGCGATTGACGAGCCCGAGATCGCCGACGTCGACGCGCCGGGCAAGGACGTGCTGCGGCTCACCGGCGCCAAGGCCGGGGAGACGGACCTGCTCGTCTGGTCGGGGAAGGAGAACAAGCGCAGCACCTACCACATCGTCGTTCGCGACTGACCCACGCGGCCCGCGTACTGCGGGGGGATTCCGGGCTCCCAGCATGGGGCCCGGACGCTTCCCGCGCAGGCGGCAGACGATGGACGGGCGTCGTGGCGCCAAGTCATGCCGCCCCCCCGGCTTTCCGGCGCCTGTCCGGGCTGCGAAGATTCGACGCGCGCCATGAACCCGTTGCCCAGCCCTCCCCTGCCCTCCTGTCCGGACGAGAACCTGCTCGCGGCCTTCGCCACCGGCTCGCTTCCAGGGGCGAAGGTGCCAGGGGTGGAAGCCCACCTCGATGGCTGTGCGGATTGCCGGGCGCTGGTGGCAGCCGTGGCCTCCGAGTCCTCGCATCCGGGCACGAGCGATTCGGACGTGCCCACACGGCTGGACACCGGTGCGCCCACGTTGTCGGACGCACGACCGGAAATGGCGCTTCCGCCGGGGACGCGGCTGGGGTCCTACCTGATTCGCGGTGTGCTGGGCATGGGAGGCATGGGCGTGGTGTACGCGGCGGATGACCCGCGGCTGGGGCGGCGGGTGGCGCTCAAGCTGCTGCGACCGCTGCAAGAAGGCGCGGAGCAAGAAGGCCGGGCGCGGCTGCTTCTGGAAGCGCAGGCGATGGCGCGGCTGTCACATCCCAATGTGCTGCCCATCTTCGAGCTGGGCACGGCGGAGGGCCGCGACTTCCTGGCCATGGAGTGGGTGGAAGGCACCACGCTCGGGGACTGGCTCCGCGCACGCGAGCGTCCATGGCGCGAGGTGGTGGAGGTGTTCCTCGCGGCGGGAGCGGGACTCGCCGCCGCGCACCGGGCGGGACTGGTTCACCGGGACTTCAAGCCCTCCAACGTCCTGGTGGGGCTCGACGGACGGGTTCGCGTCACGGACTTCGGCCTGGCCAGACACGGCACTGGAGAACAGGACGCCGTGACGTCCGGGGTGATGGACGAAGCCTCCCCATCCGAGTCGTCCGCGCTCACGCAGCGGGGCCGGGTCCCGGGGACGCCCGCATACATGTCTCCCGAGCAGCGCGCGGGCCGGGCCGTGGACGCGCGCAGTGACCAGTACAGCTTCTGTGTCGCGCTCCACGAAGCGCTCCAGGGTGAGCGACCGCCGGGCCTCCCTGCGTCCTCCTCGCACCGGGCCCTCCCGCGAAGAGCGCGGGCCAGGGACCTGCCGAAGCACGTCCTTGCTGCCCTGGCCCGGGGACTCGCGAAGGCCCCGGAGGAGCGCTTCCCTTCCATGGATGCGCTGATGGCGGTGCTCTCCCATTCGCCTCCGTCCCGGCTGCTTCGCATGGGTGGGCTCACCGTGGTGTTGGCGGGTGTGGGGATTGGGCTGTTCCTGTGGAAGCAGCCTCAGCGCCATGAGCCACCTGACGCACGGGTGCAAGCAGCCCCCGTCGCAGCGGAGCGTGGTGACACGGCGAACACGCTCATCTCGCTGCGCGAGGACCAGGTGAAGGATCTGCCCGTTCCCAAGCTCCAGCGCATCGCGGTGGGGGACCCGGCGATCGTGGAGGTAGAGATCCTGGACGGCGACGTGCTGCGCCTGACGGGAAGGTCGGCGGGCACCACGAACCTCGTGACGTGGACCCGTGAGAACGGGGAGATGCAGCTCTACACCCTGTCCGTCACCGCGCGCTGACGTCAGAGCGCGCCTGCCATGGGAGCAGGGCTCGACGCTCAGCGACCGACCCTTGCTTGAATGATGGGCCCTCCGCGCTGGAGCCCCTACCCACCAGGCAGGGGAGCCGCGCCCTCCGCGCGCTTCGGGTTATCCTACCGGAGCAACGATGGCCCTCCGATTCGCGCGCGGTGCGCTCTGGCTTCTCCCCCTGGCGCTCATGACGGTTGCCCATGCGGGCACACCGCCCGCGCGCGGCTCCCGCGTCATCGAGGGCATCGCTGTCGCGAGCACGGGGCCCGTGGCCTCGGTGAAGGTCCGCGCCACCCATGGAGGGCGCGTCGTTACCGCCCGCACCGACGCGCACGGCCACTTCGTGCTCCGCGGCCTGTCCGACGACTGGTGGACCCTGACCGCGTCCCGAGGCTCCGAGGTGGGAGAAGTCCAGGCAGCGCCAGGAGCAGTGGAGCCGCACTTCGTGGTGCTGGAGCTGGGCCTGCCCAGGACCGTGCGCGGCGTCGTGCGCTCCGAGTCGGGCCTGCCCGTGCTCGGGGCCCGGGTGGAGGCGGGCCTCCAGGGCGTGGACGGCCTGCGAAACCCCCGCGAGTACCGCACCGCCAGCAACGGACGGTTCGAGCTTGCAGTGGCGGGCCTCTCTCCGATCGCAATCCAGGTGAGCGCTCCAGGGTTCCTTCGCCAGCGAGTCACCGAGGCGTCGTCCACCGGGGAGTGGGACGTGGTGCTCGAAAGCTCGGTGGAGCTGCGCGGCAGGGTCACCGATAGCCGAGGCACGCCGGTGATGGGCGTCCGGGTTCGTCTCAAGCGGTACGGGCAGACGTCGTTCTCCAGGACCTTCTCCGGCCGTGACTCGCTCGCCACCCTGACGGAGGGTGACGGCACCTTCGCCATCGGGGGTCTCCAGCGAGGCCGTTACAGCTTCCTGCTCGAGCATCGGGCCCACGCCGCTCGCATCGGAGACGTAGAGGTCCCCACCGCCGAGGTGCGCTGGGCGCTCCCGGAGGGCATCCGCGTCTCCACCACCGTCACGACTCAGGGCGGTGCGCCCACGCCTGCCACGGTGTCCTTCTCCGGACCGCTGGCGGACCCGGCCTTCTTCCCCTCGGAGCGAACCGTCGAGACCGACGCCGCGGGAGGCGCGGTGCTCGATGGCCTCGTGCCCGGGACCTACCAGGTGACGGCGAGCCTGCGGTCTCGTACGGAGGAGCGGTCCATGTCTCGCAGGGTCCAGGTCTCCGCCAGCGAGCCGGCCCTGGCGCTGAACTTCCGGAGCCCCCACCCGCTGCGAGGGCGTGTCGTCGACGCGCGCGGGCGTCCCCTGCGGGGCGTACGGCTGTCACTCCGCCACGAGGACGAGGAGCGGGCGGGCTTCTCGGTGACGCGCCGGAGCATCGACGGCACCTTTACCTTCGACAGCCTTCCTGAAAGAGCGCTGACGGTGGTGGCCTGGAAGGAGGGCTACGAGTCCGTCTCCACCGAGGTCCGGGTCCCCGCTTCGGCACCACTTCGCCTTGTGCTGAAGCGGCAGCGGATCGTCCCGGTCTCTGGCCGCGTGGTGGATGCGCGGGGCCGGCCCATTCGCTCGTTCAGCGTGAACGGCACCCAGAAGCGGCACGCGGCGGGCCGCTTCTCGATGCCGGTGCCGCCGGGCGTTGAGGCGGTGGTGCTTCGCATCTCCGCCGAGGGCTTCGCCCCCAGGCTGCTGACCCTCGATCCGCGTGCCCCGGCGTCGCGGAAACTGGGGGCCGTCCGGCTCGACAAGGGCAGGACGCTCACGGGGCGCGTGGAGACCCCGGAAGGCTGGGACCTTGCCGGAGTGGCGGTCCGGTGCAGATGGCCCGGCGCGCCGACACACCGGGACCCGAGCGCCTGCCACGGCGAGACGCTTCCGGATGG contains these protein-coding regions:
- a CDS encoding sigma-70 family RNA polymerase sigma factor, whose translation is MRTQQSRSLVFLQQLGPGARSGYATLSGLEDVLASLYAAGQQAWPGVSLSEDDFLRHLAGCLPTDEDPARALASVHAADLYLACACARGDPTAHAALERHVFPKAAASVARLRETGVEPAEVFQRLRERLLVPEGGRPPRVAEYQGSGPLAAWLRAAAVRMALNLQRTERRRAHAEEEAEALSLPAEAGTADVELDYLRRNHREDFKAALSEALNALPARERTVLRLHAVEGLSLERIGTMYQTHKSTVSRWVSRARETALEGTRQRLVERLKLSSGELHSLMRALNGELDLSLPSLLSKPG
- a CDS encoding pilus assembly protein N-terminal domain-containing protein, whose amino-acid sequence is MHHGMKLALVALTLVGTPVLSAEEAKPAKAAETAPAATEGTIVLKKGGQKDLRVPGMVRVAIDEPEIADVDAPGKDVLRLTGAKAGETDLLVWSGKENKRSTYHIVVRD
- a CDS encoding protein kinase domain-containing protein, encoding MNPLPSPPLPSCPDENLLAAFATGSLPGAKVPGVEAHLDGCADCRALVAAVASESSHPGTSDSDVPTRLDTGAPTLSDARPEMALPPGTRLGSYLIRGVLGMGGMGVVYAADDPRLGRRVALKLLRPLQEGAEQEGRARLLLEAQAMARLSHPNVLPIFELGTAEGRDFLAMEWVEGTTLGDWLRARERPWREVVEVFLAAGAGLAAAHRAGLVHRDFKPSNVLVGLDGRVRVTDFGLARHGTGEQDAVTSGVMDEASPSESSALTQRGRVPGTPAYMSPEQRAGRAVDARSDQYSFCVALHEALQGERPPGLPASSSHRALPRRARARDLPKHVLAALARGLAKAPEERFPSMDALMAVLSHSPPSRLLRMGGLTVVLAGVGIGLFLWKQPQRHEPPDARVQAAPVAAERGDTANTLISLREDQVKDLPVPKLQRIAVGDPAIVEVEILDGDVLRLTGRSAGTTNLVTWTRENGEMQLYTLSVTAR
- a CDS encoding carboxypeptidase-like regulatory domain-containing protein, whose translation is MALRFARGALWLLPLALMTVAHAGTPPARGSRVIEGIAVASTGPVASVKVRATHGGRVVTARTDAHGHFVLRGLSDDWWTLTASRGSEVGEVQAAPGAVEPHFVVLELGLPRTVRGVVRSESGLPVLGARVEAGLQGVDGLRNPREYRTASNGRFELAVAGLSPIAIQVSAPGFLRQRVTEASSTGEWDVVLESSVELRGRVTDSRGTPVMGVRVRLKRYGQTSFSRTFSGRDSLATLTEGDGTFAIGGLQRGRYSFLLEHRAHAARIGDVEVPTAEVRWALPEGIRVSTTVTTQGGAPTPATVSFSGPLADPAFFPSERTVETDAAGGAVLDGLVPGTYQVTASLRSRTEERSMSRRVQVSASEPALALNFRSPHPLRGRVVDARGRPLRGVRLSLRHEDEERAGFSVTRRSIDGTFTFDSLPERALTVVAWKEGYESVSTEVRVPASAPLRLVLKRQRIVPVSGRVVDARGRPIRSFSVNGTQKRHAAGRFSMPVPPGVEAVVLRISAEGFAPRLLTLDPRAPASRKLGAVRLDKGRTLTGRVETPEGWDLAGVAVRCRWPGAPTHRDPSACHGETLPDGSLYLVHVPAEPVVLELDTPDWPLTRLLVPEGVTEARVRVPHGLTVRGTVKDARGLPLEDGDVRVEVEGEAHFAPIRPDGTYVIRVSPGRGSIQVVNQRGEPTTFEGAEGQTARVDLLVRSDS